ACGCAGCGCATGCCGCCAGACGATGGTGTGCTCCGCCAGCCCCTTGGCGCGGGCGGTGCGGATGAAGTCGGCCCGCGTCACCTCGAGCATGCCGCCCCGGGCGAGCCGCGCCACGTAGGCGACATAGATCGCTGCCAGGGTGATCACCGGCAGGATCTTGGTTTGCGGCGGGCCCCACGTGGCCGGCGGCAGCCAGCGCAGCGTCAGCGCGAAGACGAAGACGAGAGCGGGCCCCAGGATGAAGTTCGGGATGGAAACGCCGAGCATGGCCACGGCCATGGGGCCGTGGTCCCAGGCGGTGTTCTGCCGCAGCGCCGCCACCGTGCCGATGGGCACGCCGACCACGAGCGCCAGCAGCATGGCCCAGGCCCCGAGCTCGAGCGAGATCGGCAGCGCCCCGAGCACGATCTCCCGCACCGAGCGCGAAGGGAACTTGTACGACGGGCCGAGGTCGAAGTGCAGGGCGTTGCGCAGATAACGCCCGTATTGCACGAGGAGCGGTTGGTCGAGGCCGTACTTGGCTTGCAGCGTCGCCCGCGCCTCCGCCGGAATCTCCCGCTCGGAGAGGAACGGTCCGCCCGGAGCCAGCCGGATGATGAAGAAGGTGATGGTGACGATGGCCCAGAGCGTGGGAACGAGCGCCAGCAGGCGCGTGAGCACCGTCCTCATCGCCCGCTCCCGGTGCCGGTCGTGGCGCCACCCACGGCCACGC
This window of the Candidatus Krumholzibacteriia bacterium genome carries:
- a CDS encoding ABC transporter permease subunit — protein: MRTVLTRLLALVPTLWAIVTITFFIIRLAPGGPFLSEREIPAEARATLQAKYGLDQPLLVQYGRYLRNALHFDLGPSYKFPSRSVREIVLGALPISLELGAWAMLLALVVGVPIGTVAALRQNTAWDHGPMAVAMLGVSIPNFILGPALVFVFALTLRWLPPATWGPPQTKILPVITLAAIYVAYVARLARGGMLEVTRADFIRTARAKGLAEHTIVWRHALRGGLLPVVSFLGPAMARAVTGSIVVEKIFAIPGVGQSFVNGALNRDYTLVMGIVIFYAGFLIVFNLLVDLMYGVLDPRVQLE